The following DNA comes from Anaerostipes rhamnosivorans.
ATCTCCTCCGGTATATCGTGACGGAAATCTTATACCCAAAGGTATAAATAATATAACCGATCAATCCGCCTACTGTGTTTAATAGTAAATCATCCACATCAAAAACCCCAACTTTAAAAATAAATTGGCAGCTTTCGATGAGAAAACTGAATAAAAATGTTCCCACTACAACTTTGATAAAGCCGCGCTTTTTCTCCGTCATGGCAGGAAGCAGAAATCCAAACGGGCTGAATGCAAATACATTGCCCACCAGATTTGTAATAAAAGCCTCCGGCGTCAGCAGGGAACGATACATCCAAAAACGTTTGATCTCTTTGAATAAAACTAAATTCACATGGGATGTCTCATATCCTGTCTCTCTGCCGTAACGCTCACTCAACAGCACAAAATAAAAAATCAAAATGATATACAAATAAAATAAAATCCGGCAGCCGAATCTGGCTGCCTTTTTCTTTTTTCTAGTCACAAATAAGCCCTTCTTTATTGAACGCCATACTGTTCATAGTATGCGTCAATAGATGCCTTTAATGTATCATCAATAATAACTTTTCCTTTGTATGGTTTATTGTACAGGTGTTCCACAACTTCCTGCATGGTCACAATGGCTGTAGTCTCCAGCCCGTAATTTTCGCGGATCTCCTCCAGAGCGCTTTTTGTACCCTGCCCCCGCTCCATGCGGTCCACAGAAACTACCAGACCCAACACATCTACGTCTCCCTGTGCCTTTACGATAGGAAGTGTCTCCTGAATGGAAGTTCCGGCCGTTGTCACATCCTCAATGATGACCACCTTGTCTCCGTCCTCGATCGGGCTTCCTAACAGAATTCCTGTATCTCCGTGATCTTTCACTTCTTTCCGGTTGGCACAGTATTTGATATCCTTGCCGTAATCCTCAGAAATGGCGATGGCGGCAGCTACGCTTAATGGGATTCCCTTATACGCCGGTCCGAACAGGACATCAAAATCAAACCCAAATTTGGCTTCGATGGCCTTGGCATAATACACACCCAGCTTCTTTAACTGTGCTCCGGTCCTGTAAAATCCTGTATTGACAAAAAACGGTGTGTTTCTTCCGCTTTTTGTCACAAAGTCTCCGAATTTTAATACATTGCAGTCGATCATAAATTCAATAAACTCTTTTTTATACTGTTCCATTATGTTCCTCCTTTTGTTCAGCCTTCTGATATTCTCTATAATAAAACTCTATCACATCTTTTCTCGTGACAATCCCGATGAACCGCTGCTCATCATCGATGACCGGCACAAAATTCTGGTCTTTGATCACATCCACCAGATCGTCCATGTCTGTATTGACTGTCACCGGACGGTTATCCCGTCTCCGTTCCATATCTCTTAAAAAAATGAGTTCTGCCTTTTCAAGGTCAAATCTGGCCTCGTCCATCATCGCCCAGAGAAGATCCCCCTCTGTCACTGTCCCCACATACCTGCCGTCCAAAGTCAAGACCGGAACCGCAGAATATCCGTGGTATTTCATCTTTTCCAGCGCCTGTCTTAGCGTATAGTCTTCCGGCAGATAAGAAACATTCTCTTTTGGCGTCAAGAAAAACAATATGTTCATGCTGACCTCACTTCCGTTTTCTTTTGTTTTTACTTTACACATCCGATCAGTTCTTTGATGTCCTCAATCCCGTGATCTTCCATGTAAGTCCTGATCCCGTCAATCACCTTGACTGTAGCACAGGGATCCGTAAAGTTGGCTGTCCCGACAGCCACTGCGGTGGCTCCGGCCATGATAAATTCCAGGGCATCCTCCGCGTTCATGATTCCTCCCATACCGATCACCGGAATCTTTACTGTACTGCATACTTCGTATACCATCCGCACAGCCACCGGCTTGATCGCCGGTCCAGAGAGTCCTCCGGTTTTGTTGGCCAGCAGAAAATCTCTCTTTTCAATATCAATCTTCATGCCTGTGAGCGTATTGATCAGAGAAAGAGCATCACTGCCCGCTGCCTCCGCTGCCTTTGCCATCTCTTTGATGTCCGTCACGTTGGGACTCAGTTTCATGATAATCGGCTGTTTTGCTTTTTCCTTTACCGCTTTTGTAATCTCATACAATGCCTTCGGATCCTGTCCGAACGCAATGCCTCCCTCTTTTACATTGGGGCAGGACACATTGATCTCTAAAAGGTCCGCCGGCTGATCAGAGAGCCGTTCCACCACCTCCAGATA
Coding sequences within:
- a CDS encoding VanZ family protein, which encodes MTRKKKKAARFGCRILFYLYIILIFYFVLLSERYGRETGYETSHVNLVLFKEIKRFWMYRSLLTPEAFITNLVGNVFAFSPFGFLLPAMTEKKRGFIKVVVGTFLFSFLIESCQFIFKVGVFDVDDLLLNTVGGLIGYIIYTFGYKISVTIYRRR
- the pyrE gene encoding orotate phosphoribosyltransferase; the encoded protein is MEQYKKEFIEFMIDCNVLKFGDFVTKSGRNTPFFVNTGFYRTGAQLKKLGVYYAKAIEAKFGFDFDVLFGPAYKGIPLSVAAAIAISEDYGKDIKYCANRKEVKDHGDTGILLGSPIEDGDKVVIIEDVTTAGTSIQETLPIVKAQGDVDVLGLVVSVDRMERGQGTKSALEEIRENYGLETTAIVTMQEVVEHLYNKPYKGKVIIDDTLKASIDAYYEQYGVQ
- a CDS encoding CBS domain-containing protein; the protein is MNILFFLTPKENVSYLPEDYTLRQALEKMKYHGYSAVPVLTLDGRYVGTVTEGDLLWAMMDEARFDLEKAELIFLRDMERRRDNRPVTVNTDMDDLVDVIKDQNFVPVIDDEQRFIGIVTRKDVIEFYYREYQKAEQKEEHNGTV
- a CDS encoding dihydroorotate dehydrogenase, translating into MNLAVKIAGVSLKNPVTTGSGTFGSGEEYSEFVELSSLGAVTTKGVANVPWPGNPTPRVAETYGGMLNAVGLQNPGVDVMIERDLPFLKKAGATVIVNVCGKTTEDYLEVVERLSDQPADLLEINVSCPNVKEGGIAFGQDPKALYEITKAVKEKAKQPIIMKLSPNVTDIKEMAKAAEAAGSDALSLINTLTGMKIDIEKRDFLLANKTGGLSGPAIKPVAVRMVYEVCSTVKIPVIGMGGIMNAEDALEFIMAGATAVAVGTANFTDPCATVKVIDGIRTYMEDHGIEDIKELIGCVK